In a genomic window of Acropora muricata isolate sample 2 chromosome 2, ASM3666990v1, whole genome shotgun sequence:
- the LOC136890520 gene encoding uncharacterized protein, whose translation MDNADLEKLSVSPGKLTPKFHPNTTEYAVMLASDVEKIKIYPLTSDSGASYSISGSDGGKTVLLKAGEVTSIKVEVTAEDGRTDKNYFIHVTRLSPSDASLSGLELSTASNLSPKFASNITSYSVNVPLSCSSVRVTPVVADKKTVVRIKGGESEGIVGLNFGETLVKVEVTSPDGSNQQTYSLLISRSKIPRAINFSEEKCQSKFTCPVCLGILYRPKAIKNYKHTFCKSCIDELTRTSKHNPLDGSPLERDWRMDQYDVDEELSSQTVFCVYKHWGCSVTLKLCDLGYHVKQCDFRPVVVEKSEELVPLKDLEEKSKEACKGCPDCNRSVRRFEMEEHQTFLCTSKHPISALKHKAEIRVWEKKLHQETSERSIEKLIGMADKQIKECFKVLPQHGNAGNFDGDISPLRFLEMASEWFASAIKLSPKKAELHFQLAQVLEEQHYIQDLYGIKPPKSSDAEEMDFNMKSMESSKEDDVQAICEMRGAGRNAPLALQLKAIDEEYHYLLDQGRSDRADYVQKLYSWKSKQVTQNKTAQLVRDEEEPLGKAFLKYLDALYWGSDHHLYHMHVGRMLLMQNKPEEALTHLQISVGLKPTSIEARFYLGLALGQQKDTSCKRRAETVKYLSEGVEFLLKKMTDDSDDPSINLNKWQQTSLSSNNLMRLDNVQWLQGCALLGSICENLPNLPCGVMPSQTYLHLSSMLACDLMARLVARGDTYHQVEWVLFESHFKLLQVMLSRTKGKQCEQNSNISRFCENLSSLLNCSTIPPGKQILELQEKTCQQAVVLEPCNSRALYRLGDAQLSCYDNDDPTSTKAKEILHDAELSYRSSIEQEGSPSIGGDPSSKVVEQLWFKERKAKQEAEKKPPTGASQKAAASAASKGTTPVGRGAVAPSQGRGAVARGKGRTPPSRAAGAAKTPSGGSRGKTSPTKPTTAPARGAVRGAGRITAGKTTAPPAKSATSTTSHKSRSCSPTKQTTSLQTPTVKTVVKPPATPTPDKPAEPEKASGALNKATYHPRLGLARVLLRKGGDDISEAHKLYEEVISMAPTIYDAYIELADSLVKLDAVKAVDIYSKYPFEEPLTFDDAYLHGEIVRLLMKNGKFEDPRLGPSMISLGKVMGLTVLEKHVDTLDKTFKYSKLLMEVYAGVHGKSVDDPDLKQFFKFKCWL comes from the exons ATGGACAACGCAGACTTGGAAAAGTTATCAGTTTCCCCTGGAAAATTAACCCCAAAATTCCATCCAAACACCACTGAGTATGCCGTTATGCTTGCCAGCGATgtggaaaaaattaaaatttatccaCTGACAAGTGATTCAGGAGCTTCATACAGTATTTCG GGAAGTGATGGTGGAAAAACCGTTCTTTTGAAGGCGGGAGAAGTAACATCCATAAAAGTAGAAGTTACGGCGGAAGATGGAAGAACAGACAAGAATTATTTCATTCATGTCACTCGACTGTCTCCTAGCGACGCCTCGCTCTCTGGTCTCGAACTCTCTACAGCTTCAAATCTTTCGCCAAAGTTTGCCTCTAATATCACCAGTTATTCAGTCAACGTCCCTTTAAGTTGTTCCTCTGTTAGAGTAACACCTGTCGTTGCTGATAAAAAGACTGTGGTGAGAATAAAGGGAGGCGAATCAGAGGGAATTGTTGGTTTGAACTTTGGTGAAACACTCGTCAAAGTTGAGGTTACGTCGCCTGATGGAAGCAATCAACAAACGTATTCTTTGTTAATCTCTCGTTCTAAGATTCCGAGGGCGATAAATTTCTCAGAAGAAAAATGCCAATCAAAATTTACCTGCCCTGTATGTTTAGGAATTCTTTACCGGCCTAAAGCGATAAAAAACTACAAGCACACATTTTGTAAGAGCTGCATTGATGAATTAACTCGAACTTCGAAGCACAACCCTTTGGACGGGTCCCCTTTAGAACGAGATTGGCGTATGGATCAATATGACGTTGACGAGGAACTGTCATCTCAAACGGTGTTCTGTGTTTATAAGCACTGGGGCTGCAGTGTGACATTAAAATTGTGTGACCTTGGTTACCACGTTAAGCAATGTGACTTCAGGCCTGTTGTGGTGGAAAAGTCTGAGGAGCTGGTGCCATTGAAGGACCTGGAAGAAAAATCAAAG GAAGCATGTAAAGGTTGTCCAGATTGCAATCGGTCAGTGAGACGTTTTGAAATGGAGGAGCATCAAACCTTTCTCTGTACATCAAAACATCCCATTTCAGCACTGAAACACAAAGCTGAAATTAGAGTTTGGGAGAAGAAATTGCATCAAGAGACAAGTGAAAGATCCATTGAAAAGTTGATAGGGATGGCTGATAAGCAAATAAAGGAGTGCTTCAAGGTTCTTCCCCAGCATG GTAATGCTGGCAATTTTGATGGTGACATTTCACCACTGAGGTTCCTTGAGATGGCCTCTGAGTGGTTTGCTTCAGCCATCAAGCTGTCTCCCAAAAAGGCTGAACTTCACTTTCAACTGGCACAAGTTTTGGAGGAGCAACATTATATACAGGACCTGTATGGAATCAAACCCCCT AAATCCTCTGATGCTGAAGAAATGGATTTCAATATGAAATCCATGGAGAGTTCAAAAGAAGACGATGTTCAGGCAATCTGTGAGATGCGTGGTGCAGGTCGCAATGCTCCCCTCGCTCTTCAACTAAAGGCAATTGATGAAGAATACCACTATCTATTAGATCAAGGACGGTCAGATAGAGCTGACTATGTCCAAAAGTTGTATTCATGGAAATCCAAGCAGGTTACACAG AATAAAACAGCCCAGCTGGTGAGAGATGAAGAGGAACCTCTAGGgaaagcatttttgaagtaccTTGATGCCTTATATTGGGGATCAGATCATCATCTGTACCATATGCATGTTGGCAGAATGCTCCTCATGCAAAACAAGCCAGAGGAGGCTTTGACACACCTTCAAATTTCTGTGGGATTGAAGCCTACAAGCATAGAAGCAAG GTTTTATCTCGGACTGGCCCTTGGTCAACAGAAAGACACTTCCTGCAAAAGAAGGGCAGAAACTGTCAAATATTTATCAGAGGGAGTAGAGTTCTTGCTGAAAAAAATGACTGATGATTCAGATGACCCAAGTATCAATCTTAACAAATGGCAACAAACAAGCCTATCCTCAAATAACTTGATGAGACTTGACAATGTGCAATGGCTACAAGGGTGCGCTTTACTTGGAAGCATATGTGAAAACTTGCCAAACTTACCATGTGGTGTGATGCCTTCTCAAACGTACCTCCATTTGTCGTCTATGCTGGCGTGTGATTTGATGGCCCGCCTTGTAGCAAGAGGGGACACATATCACCAAGTTGAATGGGTGCTATTTGAAAGTCATTTTAAGCTTCTTCAAGTGATGCTCAGTAGAACAAAGGGCAAGCAATGTGAACAAAACAGCAACATCTCccgtttttgtgaaaatttgtCCAGTTTGCTGAACTGCTCAACCATTCCTCCAGGAAAGCAAATTCTTGAGTTGCAAGAAAAG ACTTGTCAGCAAGCGGTTGTGCTTGAACCATGCAATAGCCGGGCTCTTTATCGACTGGGTGACGCTCAGTTAAGTTGCTATGACAACGATGACCCTACTTCAACCAAGGCCAAGGAGATCCTACATGATGCAGAATTGAGTTATCGAAGTAGCATTGAGCAAGAAGGTTCCCCTTCAATTGGTGGTGACCCTTCTTCAAAAGTTGTCGAACAATTGTGGTTTAAAGAGCGAAAAGCAAAACAAGAGGCAGAAAAGAAACCACCAACAGGAGCATCTCAAAAGGCTGCTGCCTCGGCAGCGTCTAAAGGTACAACACCAGTTGGACGAGGGGCTGTAGCTCCTTCACAAG GTCGTGGTGCAGTCGCGAGAGGAAAAGGAAGGACGCCTCCATCTCGAGCTGCGGGTGCAGCTAAAACACCCTCTGGAGGAAGCCGCGGAAAGACATCTCCCACAAAGCCTACTACAGCACCAGCAAGGGGCGCTGTCAGAGGTGCCGGTAGGATAACTGCTGGAAAAACTACAG CGCCACCTGCAAAGTCAGCAACATCAACAACATCTCACAAGTCAAGGTCCTGTTCTcctacaaaacaaacaacttcACTGCAAACACCAACTGTGAAAACGGTAGTAAAACCACCAGCCACTCCAACCCCAGACAAACCTGCAGAGCCGGAGAAGGCGAGTGGTGCACTCAATAAAGCTACCTACCATCCACGTTTAGGCCTAGCCCGTGTCTTGCTGCGGAAAGGTGGAGATGACATTAGTGAAGCTCATAAATTGTACGAAGAGGTGATCTCAATGGCGCCTACAATTTATGATGCTTACATTGAGTTGGCCGATTCGCTTGTCAAATTAGACGCCGTGAAAGCCGTTGACATATACAGCAAATATCCTTTTGAG GAGCCGCTGACTTTTGACGATGCTTACCTCCATGGTGAAATTGTTCGCCTGCtcatgaaaaatggaaaatttgaggATCCGAGACTGGGTCCAAGTATGATTTCACTTGGAAAAGTAATGGGGCTGACTGTGTTAGAGAAGCACGTGGACACACTGGACAAGACCTTCAAGTACAGTAAACTTTTGATGGAGGTTTATGCAGGAGTCCATGGCAAAAGCGTAGATGATCCAGACTTGAAGcagttttttaaatttaagtgcTGGCTTTAA